The following are encoded in a window of Staphylospora marina genomic DNA:
- a CDS encoding vWA domain-containing protein — translation MKVRSIACVLAGILVLGGCRTDTPATSSVDGGESAEVVREQPSGSVPQAPRDVKGIMLQNPGLYAGDRYDEKKVQQELDKLPRSLSTDQWYDHLVHLLGENYQPIHSKLKAMDPTIQPTRKTPDGKIEMPTIEKIRVQIVLDASGSMAGKVSGGQKMNLAKSAIREFVANLPEGSEVSLRVYGHKGTGQKKDKELSCGSNELLYPMGAYDSGKFMAALEKVKPAGWTPLASAISAARADLEHSSQEGIRNVVYVVSDGIETCGGKPVEEAKKLANVGIKPVVNIVGFDVDNAGQRQLQSVAEAAGGVFKSVHTARDLEEYLKAEKERLYWEWRDWGVQSELDAWRMWAQKYQEMTKLCYGKSGEGMASLAGIEYDRMSMAVKYLKETGKLDDTQQLEEALLERLSKVEENALAWDRHLSRELKKAQLEAEEQIRQKTREQQSNLQ, via the coding sequence GTGAAGGTCCGAAGCATTGCATGCGTTTTGGCAGGAATTTTGGTATTGGGGGGGTGCAGGACGGACACTCCGGCCACTTCTTCCGTCGACGGCGGGGAATCGGCGGAGGTTGTCCGGGAACAACCATCCGGTTCCGTGCCCCAGGCTCCCCGGGACGTGAAGGGGATCATGTTGCAAAATCCGGGATTATATGCCGGAGACCGTTACGATGAGAAAAAAGTGCAACAGGAACTGGACAAACTTCCGCGCTCCCTGAGCACGGATCAGTGGTATGACCATCTGGTGCATCTGTTGGGGGAAAACTATCAACCCATCCACTCCAAACTGAAAGCCATGGATCCCACCATCCAGCCCACCCGCAAAACCCCGGACGGAAAGATCGAGATGCCGACCATCGAAAAAATCCGGGTGCAGATTGTACTGGATGCCAGCGGCAGCATGGCCGGAAAGGTGTCGGGCGGTCAAAAAATGAATCTGGCCAAATCGGCCATCCGTGAGTTCGTGGCCAATCTGCCGGAGGGATCCGAGGTCTCACTGAGGGTTTACGGCCACAAGGGCACCGGTCAAAAGAAAGACAAGGAGCTTTCCTGCGGAAGCAATGAATTGCTCTATCCGATGGGAGCCTATGACTCCGGCAAATTCATGGCCGCCCTGGAAAAAGTGAAACCCGCCGGTTGGACACCGCTCGCCTCCGCCATTTCCGCCGCCCGGGCAGACCTCGAGCATTCTTCCCAAGAAGGCATAAGGAATGTGGTGTATGTGGTGAGCGACGGGATCGAGACCTGTGGAGGCAAACCGGTGGAAGAAGCCAAGAAATTGGCGAACGTCGGAATCAAGCCGGTGGTCAATATTGTCGGGTTTGATGTGGACAATGCGGGTCAGCGCCAGCTCCAATCGGTGGCCGAAGCGGCGGGAGGCGTGTTCAAGTCGGTTCACACCGCGCGCGATCTGGAGGAATATCTGAAGGCCGAGAAAGAGCGGCTTTACTGGGAATGGCGGGACTGGGGAGTGCAGAGTGAACTGGATGCATGGAGAATGTGGGCGCAAAAGTATCAGGAGATGACCAAACTGTGTTACGGAAAATCAGGCGAAGGCATGGCCTCTCTTGCCGGGATCGAGTATGACCGCATGTCGATGGCCGTGAAATATTTGAAGGAGACAGGCAAGTTGGACGACACGCAGCAACTGGAGGAGGCCCTGCTTGAGCGCCTGTCCAAAGTGGAAGAAAACGCGCTTGCGTGGGATCGTCATCTCAGCCGGGAATTGAAAAAAGCCCAGTTGGAAGCGGAAGAACAAATCCGTCAGAAAACGCGGGAGCAACAATCAAACCTTCAATAA
- a CDS encoding TadE/TadG family type IV pilus assembly protein, which translates to MTRWRKTGTSRKGNVTMMWVAGLPIFMVLFLFMASLAVAWMQTGVAQKAADAASLSVTRKMDELVNREIDARMVEALQRGEDPYFAVLGTSGKKRGLVMQVIRRDRDQLVEAARQYLRKNGGGPHGVITFFEDGRIQVEARIPFKPLILEDRLQGLTVKGRGTGPAREYGSWLKEVSKIEF; encoded by the coding sequence ATGACGCGGTGGCGCAAGACCGGAACGAGCCGGAAGGGAAATGTGACCATGATGTGGGTGGCCGGGCTTCCGATCTTCATGGTGCTGTTTCTGTTCATGGCGTCGCTGGCGGTGGCTTGGATGCAGACGGGGGTGGCGCAGAAAGCGGCCGATGCGGCCAGCTTGTCCGTGACCCGGAAGATGGATGAACTGGTAAACAGGGAGATTGACGCGCGAATGGTGGAAGCGCTGCAGCGGGGCGAAGATCCCTACTTTGCCGTTCTGGGCACGTCCGGGAAGAAACGGGGACTGGTGATGCAAGTGATCCGGCGGGACCGGGACCAGCTGGTGGAGGCGGCACGGCAATATCTGCGCAAAAACGGAGGCGGGCCCCACGGCGTCATCACCTTTTTCGAGGACGGTCGGATTCAAGTGGAAGCGAGAATTCCTTTCAAACCGCTGATTTTGGAGGACCGTTTGCAGGGGCTGACGGTGAAGGGCCGGGGAACCGGGCCGGCCCGGGAATACGGCTCGTGGTTGAAAGAAGTGAGCAAGATTGAATTTTGA
- a CDS encoding CpaF family protein — protein sequence MRPAEDQRINQLAVHFKARVLRETDLEKLTGMSSAELRITLDRLISRYLADEQVVLTAQERNRLISRIINESVGYGPLEPLLEDDEITEIMVNGPDEVFYEKNGKLHKTDIRFRDEEALRHVIDRIVAPIGRRIDVSSPMVDARLPDGSRVNAVIPPISTKGSLLSIRKFRKEPIRLEDLIGFGSMTEEMGRFLVSLVKARINLIISGGTGSGKTTLLNALACHIPEDERIITIEDMAELRIPHNHVVGLEARPANVEGKGEITIRRLVRNALRMRPDRIIVGEVRGSEAFDMLQAMNTGHEGSLTTIHANSPQDAMNRLEGMVMMSGLDLPSSVIRQYITGAVDYIIQIGRLPDGQRKMLAISELEERENGTVRMIDIFRFVQTGVTPEGNVRGFFSATGAIPRSLDRLKAYGVPVDPEIFRPHPEVKEP from the coding sequence ATGCGCCCTGCCGAGGACCAGCGCATCAACCAGCTGGCCGTTCATTTCAAGGCACGGGTGCTCCGGGAAACCGATCTGGAAAAGCTGACCGGTATGTCCTCCGCCGAACTTCGCATCACCCTCGACCGGCTGATCAGCCGTTATCTGGCTGACGAACAGGTGGTGCTCACCGCTCAGGAACGAAACCGGCTGATCAGCCGGATCATCAACGAGTCGGTCGGATACGGGCCCCTCGAGCCGCTTCTGGAAGACGATGAAATCACCGAAATCATGGTGAACGGACCGGATGAAGTCTTTTACGAAAAGAACGGAAAGCTTCACAAGACGGACATCCGGTTCCGGGACGAGGAAGCGCTTCGTCACGTGATCGACCGCATCGTGGCTCCGATCGGTCGTCGCATCGACGTCAGCTCTCCGATGGTGGATGCCCGTCTTCCGGACGGCAGTCGGGTCAACGCCGTCATTCCGCCGATTTCCACCAAGGGATCGCTGCTGTCGATCCGAAAATTTCGCAAAGAGCCGATCCGGCTGGAAGACCTGATCGGCTTCGGCAGCATGACGGAAGAAATGGGCCGTTTTCTGGTCAGCCTGGTGAAAGCCCGGATCAACCTGATCATCTCCGGGGGAACCGGCAGCGGAAAAACGACGCTGCTCAACGCGCTGGCCTGCCACATTCCCGAAGACGAACGGATCATCACCATCGAGGACATGGCCGAGCTGCGCATCCCCCACAACCACGTCGTCGGACTGGAGGCCAGGCCGGCCAACGTCGAGGGCAAAGGGGAAATCACCATCCGCCGGCTGGTGCGGAACGCCCTGCGGATGCGCCCGGACCGGATCATCGTCGGTGAGGTCCGCGGTTCGGAGGCCTTTGACATGTTGCAGGCAATGAACACCGGTCATGAGGGATCTCTCACCACCATTCACGCCAATTCGCCGCAGGACGCCATGAACCGCCTGGAAGGCATGGTGATGATGTCCGGCTTGGATCTTCCGTCTTCGGTCATCCGCCAATACATCACCGGGGCGGTGGATTACATCATCCAAATCGGCCGTTTGCCGGACGGTCAGCGGAAAATGCTGGCCATCTCCGAATTGGAAGAGCGCGAAAACGGCACCGTGCGCATGATCGACATTTTCCGCTTCGTTCAGACGGGGGTCACCCCGGAGGGGAACGTACGGGGATTCTTCAGCGCCACCGGCGCGATCCCGCGCAGTTTGGACCGGCTGAAAGCCTACGGCGTCCCCGTTGACCCGGAGATTTTCCGACCGCATCCGGAGGTGAAGGAGCCGTGA
- a CDS encoding YIP1 family protein → MRNPAFNPWLSMWKQPRETVRAYVLNHSAKWLWMLSALSGIKFFLDNADAQDVGDQVAFGSILLLSLIIGPFLGIIYWYLLSGLLAITGKVAGLSGKWREFRQAVGLSFVPLAWAMPLWLIRLILFGSENFASRTPVIDSSVWLLLLIVLFSLVDLALGVWYLVTLSRSVAEVYDCSAWKAFGLILLSGLVFSLLLTLLLLPLVN, encoded by the coding sequence ATGAGGAACCCGGCCTTCAATCCCTGGTTGTCGATGTGGAAACAGCCCAGGGAAACCGTTCGGGCGTATGTTCTGAATCACTCCGCGAAATGGCTGTGGATGCTGTCCGCTTTGAGCGGAATCAAGTTTTTTTTGGACAATGCGGATGCACAGGATGTCGGCGATCAGGTGGCGTTCGGCTCCATCCTCCTCCTTTCCCTGATCATCGGCCCGTTTTTGGGGATCATCTATTGGTATCTTCTCTCCGGGCTGCTTGCGATCACCGGGAAAGTGGCGGGCCTCTCCGGCAAATGGAGAGAATTTCGGCAAGCGGTGGGGCTGTCGTTTGTCCCGCTTGCCTGGGCGATGCCCTTGTGGCTGATTCGGCTGATCTTGTTCGGTTCGGAAAACTTTGCTTCCCGGACCCCGGTCATCGACAGCAGTGTGTGGTTGCTGCTGTTGATCGTCCTGTTTTCCCTTGTGGACTTGGCACTGGGCGTGTGGTACTTGGTCACCCTGTCCAGATCCGTGGCCGAAGTGTATGACTGTTCGGCCTGGAAAGCGTTCGGTCTGATTCTGTTGAGCGGTCTGGTGTTCAGTCTGTTGCTCACTTTGTTGTTGTTGCCTCTGGTGAATTGA
- a CDS encoding YIP1 family protein, which yields MNLWQEGFRLLGSVWLTPRKSVRHALNHGASWMGWVPFVWIFGVVFMMDQFSFRSLSRWFDIPDLLAWAFLSGLAAGPLFWMIYGTLLYAVGRPFGGRGGWQEMLVAVAVSMIPWTGKWLLGLVELLIFGKEAWDDYTPHLNASFFLLSAYFLMVLIDAILTVWILVVWSVVVSEVHRFPNWAGFLSVIGVLALVWIIFKYALNIVMIPL from the coding sequence ATGAACCTTTGGCAAGAAGGATTCAGGTTATTGGGAAGTGTGTGGCTGACTCCCCGCAAATCGGTTCGACACGCACTGAATCACGGCGCTTCGTGGATGGGTTGGGTGCCGTTTGTCTGGATCTTCGGCGTCGTTTTCATGATGGACCAGTTCTCTTTCCGCTCCTTGAGCCGATGGTTTGACATTCCGGATCTCCTGGCATGGGCGTTCCTGTCGGGATTGGCGGCCGGCCCGCTGTTTTGGATGATTTATGGCACGCTGCTTTATGCCGTCGGCAGACCGTTCGGAGGCAGAGGCGGTTGGCAGGAGATGCTGGTGGCCGTGGCCGTCTCGATGATCCCGTGGACGGGGAAATGGCTGCTTGGGCTCGTGGAGCTGTTGATTTTCGGAAAAGAAGCCTGGGATGATTACACGCCACACTTGAATGCCAGCTTCTTTTTGTTGTCGGCCTATTTTCTGATGGTTCTGATCGACGCGATCTTGACCGTTTGGATTTTGGTCGTCTGGTCCGTGGTCGTTTCGGAAGTGCATCGTTTTCCGAATTGGGCCGGTTTTCTGTCGGTGATCGGCGTGCTGGCGCTCGTCTGGATCATTTTCAAATACGCGTTGAACATTGTCATGATACCCCTTTGA
- a CDS encoding type II secretion system F family protein, which produces MIALLGAAAVFCLMLALYHWIIYTREKAQTAEVLERYVGSRSETRWSDRLADRLDRQRWARRLEPKLLRASIRLRPSEYGVLLVGAGVVILLFMNAGLGAPFGISLLVAVILVPFGSKMLMESRKFLYARKVDAQLSEVCRLMSSAARAGLSVPQALELVHNEMDGPIKEELGVVVRELRLGRNLDASLNEMLRRVNTRDLKVFANALIIQRKAGGDLARVLSEMAGTMEERKIINKTIDATIAQARYTAYLLPVLSLLIIFLMSRMIDGFFDFFTTLFGMITLAVFVLLQIIGFLVIRRIADIKI; this is translated from the coding sequence GTGATCGCCCTGCTCGGTGCCGCTGCCGTCTTCTGTCTGATGCTTGCCCTGTATCACTGGATCATTTACACCCGGGAAAAGGCTCAAACCGCCGAAGTGCTCGAGCGCTATGTCGGCTCCCGATCGGAAACGCGTTGGTCGGACCGCCTGGCCGATCGCCTCGATCGGCAACGATGGGCGCGGCGCCTGGAGCCAAAACTGTTGAGAGCTTCGATCCGGCTGAGACCGTCGGAGTACGGGGTGCTCCTGGTCGGGGCCGGCGTGGTGATTCTCCTCTTCATGAATGCGGGCTTGGGGGCTCCGTTTGGCATCAGCCTGTTGGTCGCGGTGATTCTGGTGCCGTTCGGGTCCAAAATGCTGATGGAATCGAGAAAGTTTCTTTACGCCCGAAAGGTGGACGCGCAACTCTCCGAAGTTTGCCGGCTGATGAGCAGCGCCGCCCGGGCCGGTCTCTCCGTTCCCCAGGCACTGGAACTGGTTCACAATGAAATGGATGGTCCGATCAAGGAGGAGCTGGGGGTCGTCGTCCGGGAGCTTCGGCTCGGAAGAAACTTGGACGCATCGCTCAACGAGATGCTGAGGCGCGTCAACACCCGTGATTTGAAGGTGTTCGCCAACGCGCTCATCATTCAGCGAAAAGCCGGCGGAGATTTGGCGCGGGTGCTCAGTGAAATGGCCGGAACGATGGAAGAGCGGAAAATCATCAACAAAACCATTGACGCCACCATTGCCCAGGCACGCTACACGGCATATCTGCTCCCGGTTCTCTCCCTGCTCATCATATTCCTGATGAGCCGGATGATCGACGGATTTTTCGACTTTTTCACCACCCTGTTCGGAATGATCACCCTGGCCGTTTTTGTGCTCCTGCAGATCATCGGATTTCTGGTGATCAGACGAATCGCCGACATCAAAATCTGA
- a CDS encoding M23 family metallopeptidase, protein MIGKLSAWSRTRRKGASTVEFIIILPLFILLCLVIWQLVVAGKAVMDTQAALRDAVRVASVTGDAEKGKAQFKVTFVEDRQYQVDSFEIRIDDDEVKAWAKIRIPLIFMAEKSTFTYRSTAEAPVLNPWKSWAGGPTGPWLTSGGILGPPVRTWILTSRFGPRTDPKYGGRAFHKGIDLAGPLGTPIYAAADGVVVHAGPGTGYGNYIKIDHLNGFQTIYAHMYADQIYVRNGQRVTRGQHIAGIGNAGKSTGPHLHFEVIVGGVKVDPLLYVSRSSVAAR, encoded by the coding sequence ATGATCGGGAAGCTTTCCGCGTGGAGCCGCACGCGCCGGAAAGGGGCCTCCACGGTGGAGTTCATCATCATTTTGCCGCTGTTCATCCTTCTCTGTCTGGTGATTTGGCAATTGGTGGTGGCAGGCAAGGCGGTGATGGACACCCAGGCGGCTCTCCGGGATGCGGTGCGGGTGGCTTCGGTGACGGGGGATGCGGAGAAAGGAAAGGCACAGTTCAAGGTCACGTTCGTGGAAGACCGGCAATATCAGGTGGACTCGTTTGAGATCCGGATTGACGACGACGAAGTGAAAGCATGGGCGAAGATCAGGATTCCGTTGATTTTCATGGCCGAAAAGAGCACTTTTACGTATCGGAGCACGGCGGAAGCACCGGTTTTGAACCCGTGGAAATCCTGGGCGGGGGGACCGACCGGCCCTTGGCTGACATCCGGCGGAATCCTCGGTCCTCCGGTGCGGACGTGGATCCTGACCTCCCGTTTTGGTCCCCGTACGGACCCCAAGTACGGCGGGAGGGCGTTTCACAAGGGAATTGACCTGGCCGGACCGTTGGGAACGCCGATTTATGCCGCTGCGGACGGAGTGGTGGTTCACGCCGGGCCGGGCACGGGGTACGGGAACTACATCAAAATCGATCACCTGAACGGTTTCCAAACCATCTACGCGCACATGTACGCGGACCAGATCTACGTGAGAAACGGCCAGCGGGTGACACGCGGGCAGCACATCGCGGGGATCGGCAACGCGGGCAAGTCGACCGGTCCTCATCTGCATTTTGAAGTGATCGTGGGAGGCGTGAAGGTGGATCCGCTGCTGTATGTTTCCAGATCCTCCGTGGCCGCCCGTTGA
- a CDS encoding type II secretion system F family protein produces MTELLYLLIIAVWVCLLFAAMSLYVWYVEKEKIRDNLDRYIPPWKILKQKTSRKALVHGWMDDLAPVGKRIRILTEDDELEELLTKAGYPFQMSVQRLHGAKVLGALGGFLIGLFWMTVGLPLDIFMLTFGPVLGYLSPKWIIQRTARKRQEQIRYELPDFLDMMSITLSAGMPLDEAISCYVDTADGPLCEELERLLQEIRFGVRRETAYRSLMKRTDSPDLEALIQSLIQAHNLGTPVARIVARQAEEMRRIRMERAKEAAGKAAPKISLVTGLFIAPSIMMLILAAVIYNYVLKNGLFGF; encoded by the coding sequence ATGACGGAACTCTTGTATCTCCTGATCATCGCCGTTTGGGTTTGTCTCCTGTTCGCGGCCATGTCCCTGTATGTCTGGTATGTCGAAAAGGAAAAGATCCGGGACAATCTGGACCGGTACATTCCGCCCTGGAAGATCCTGAAGCAAAAGACCAGCCGGAAAGCCCTCGTGCACGGGTGGATGGACGATTTGGCTCCGGTCGGCAAACGCATCCGCATTCTCACCGAAGACGATGAACTGGAAGAGCTGCTGACCAAGGCGGGATACCCGTTCCAGATGAGCGTGCAGAGACTGCATGGTGCCAAAGTCCTGGGGGCATTGGGCGGATTTTTGATTGGACTGTTTTGGATGACGGTCGGATTGCCGCTCGATATCTTTATGCTGACGTTCGGTCCCGTTCTGGGATACCTGTCTCCCAAATGGATCATCCAACGGACGGCCCGCAAACGTCAGGAACAGATCCGTTATGAACTGCCCGATTTCCTCGACATGATGAGCATCACGCTGTCGGCGGGCATGCCCCTGGACGAAGCCATTTCCTGCTACGTGGATACCGCCGACGGCCCCCTGTGCGAAGAGCTGGAACGTCTGTTGCAGGAAATCCGCTTCGGCGTCCGGAGGGAGACGGCGTACCGCTCATTGATGAAACGCACGGATTCGCCGGATCTGGAAGCGCTCATCCAGTCGCTCATCCAGGCGCACAACTTGGGGACGCCCGTCGCCCGGATCGTCGCCCGGCAAGCGGAAGAGATGCGTCGCATACGCATGGAGCGGGCCAAAGAAGCGGCGGGGAAAGCCGCTCCGAAGATTTCGCTGGTCACGGGTCTGTTCATCGCGCCGTCGATCATGATGCTGATCCTTGCGGCGGTGATCTACAACTACGTGCTCAAAAACGGCCTGTTCGGCTTCTGA